From a single Azospirillaceae bacterium genomic region:
- a CDS encoding carboxylesterase family protein — protein sequence MTAPKTISRLLAAWVGGAALLMGQGPAVAADAPTLVVDGGRVAVPAANAEGLRVFKGIPYAAPPVGPLRWKPPEAVAAWSGVRPTESFGADCPQPTSPASPEDRPKSEDCLFVQRLGAGRPGQVQAAGLCLVPWRRLTGWIGRAAAV from the coding sequence ATGACCGCGCCGAAGACGATTTCGCGCCTGCTTGCCGCGTGGGTCGGTGGTGCCGCGCTGCTGATGGGGCAGGGGCCGGCCGTGGCCGCCGATGCCCCCACACTGGTGGTGGATGGCGGGCGCGTCGCGGTGCCGGCCGCCAACGCCGAAGGCCTGCGCGTCTTCAAGGGCATACCCTATGCCGCCCCGCCGGTGGGCCCCTTGCGCTGGAAGCCGCCGGAGGCCGTGGCGGCCTGGTCCGGCGTGCGGCCGACCGAAAGCTTCGGCGCCGATTGCCCGCAGCCCACTTCCCCCGCCAGTCCGGAAGACCGGCCCAAATCTGAGGATTGCCTGTTCGTCCAACGTCTGGGCGCCGGCCGACCTGGCCAAGTCCAAGCTGCCGGTCTATGTCTGGTTCCATGGCGGCGGCTCACGGGTTGGATCGGGCGCGCAGCCGCTGTTTGA
- a CDS encoding carboxylesterase family protein, whose product MPVYVWFHGGGSRVGSGAQPLFDGTVLAKQGIVVVTVNYRLGIFGFISSTALSAESGYGGSGNYGFMDDIAALTWVQRNIARFGGDPRRVTIGGESSGAVTASVLMSSPLAAGTFAQVIAESGTAFRVAAPGSMGAVNLKGEEARGDAFFAKLGATDLAGARALPTQAILDATRQVDPINFFNLPVVDGHVLADGPWRTFARHKQNDVPLLVGWNSGEGSMQLMFMDKFGPLPDVLKGYYGVAADQVAPLYPGAPDDPHLLIKAAGDYGFGYPNWKWAMAQAQFGKAPVYVYEFDHAPPVPEGYFGPKFDSRLAGAYHGSELAYVFGTLNTEPKWAVGDVDRRISAQMSTYWANFIKTGQPGGPGLPAWPSYDPAHGPQRMHIAAETAAGPDPDFALFTTLKAAHDRIDPPEPGAALP is encoded by the coding sequence CTGCCGGTCTATGTCTGGTTCCATGGCGGCGGCTCACGGGTTGGATCGGGCGCGCAGCCGCTGTTTGACGGCACGGTGCTGGCCAAACAGGGCATCGTCGTCGTCACCGTCAATTACCGGCTGGGCATTTTCGGTTTCATTTCCTCCACCGCCTTGAGTGCCGAAAGCGGCTATGGCGGCTCCGGCAATTACGGCTTCATGGACGACATCGCCGCCCTGACGTGGGTGCAGCGGAACATCGCCAGGTTCGGCGGCGATCCACGCCGCGTGACCATCGGCGGCGAATCCTCCGGCGCCGTCACCGCCAGCGTGCTGATGTCCTCCCCCCTGGCGGCCGGCACCTTTGCCCAAGTCATCGCCGAAAGCGGCACAGCCTTCCGCGTGGCGGCCCCCGGCAGCATGGGCGCCGTCAACCTGAAGGGGGAGGAGGCGCGGGGCGACGCCTTCTTCGCCAAATTGGGCGCCACCGACCTGGCGGGTGCCCGTGCCCTGCCGACCCAGGCCATCCTGGACGCCACGCGCCAGGTCGATCCCATCAATTTCTTCAACCTGCCGGTGGTGGATGGGCACGTCCTGGCCGACGGGCCCTGGCGGACCTTCGCCCGGCATAAGCAGAACGACGTGCCGCTGCTGGTGGGCTGGAACTCGGGCGAAGGCTCCATGCAACTGATGTTCATGGACAAGTTCGGCCCCCTGCCCGACGTGCTGAAGGGCTATTACGGTGTCGCCGCCGACCAGGTGGCGCCCTTGTACCCCGGTGCGCCCGACGATCCCCACCTGCTGATCAAGGCGGCCGGCGACTATGGTTTCGGCTATCCTAACTGGAAATGGGCCATGGCACAGGCGCAGTTCGGCAAGGCCCCCGTGTACGTCTATGAATTCGACCATGCCCCGCCGGTGCCCGAAGGCTATTTCGGGCCCAAGTTCGACAGCCGCCTGGCCGGCGCCTACCACGGCAGCGAACTGGCCTACGTCTTCGGCACGCTGAACACCGAGCCCAAATGGGCGGTGGGCGATGTGGACCGCCGCATCTCCGCCCAGATGTCCACCTATTGGGCCAACTTCATCAAGACCGGCCAACCGGGCGGGCCAGGATTGCCAGCGTGGCCCAGCTACGATCCCGCGCACGGGCCCCAGCGCATGCACATCGCTGCCGAAACCGCCGCTGGCCCCGATCCGGATTTCGCCCTGTTCACCACGCTGAAGGCCGCCCACGACAGGATCGACCCGCCGGAGCCGGGCGCGGCGCTGCCCTGA
- a CDS encoding substrate-binding domain-containing protein, which yields MNGVEGASLVWIDAPEAGRAVAKLMLAEGRRRPAVLMATSFRSRELEAFAETMEAGGSEPCRWLEVGWSYEAGQRAGDTLFTQGERPDAVFAAADNPAIGLLDAARTRYGLRVPSDLSVVGFGNTAPAAWDANRLSSVRLPIGSLIQTAVATLLARLASADEPAPRIWLGCDIVERGTSLTRDL from the coding sequence GTGAACGGGGTGGAGGGTGCCAGCCTGGTATGGATCGACGCGCCGGAGGCCGGCCGCGCCGTGGCCAAGCTGATGCTGGCCGAAGGCCGCCGCCGGCCCGCCGTGCTGATGGCGACATCCTTCCGTTCCCGCGAGTTGGAAGCCTTCGCCGAGACGATGGAGGCCGGGGGCAGCGAGCCCTGCCGATGGCTGGAGGTGGGGTGGAGTTACGAGGCCGGGCAGCGGGCCGGCGACACCCTGTTCACGCAAGGGGAGAGGCCCGACGCCGTCTTCGCCGCCGCCGACAATCCGGCCATCGGCCTGCTGGACGCGGCGCGGACGCGATACGGCCTACGGGTGCCCAGCGATCTGTCGGTAGTCGGCTTCGGCAACACGGCCCCAGCGGCGTGGGACGCCAATCGGCTATCCTCCGTCCGCCTGCCCATCGGGTCGCTGATCCAGACGGCGGTCGCCACCCTGCTGGCCCGCCTCGCCTCGGCGGACGAGCCCGCCCCCCGCATCTGGCTGGGCTGCGATATCGTGGAGCGCGGCACCAGTCTTACGCGCGACCTTTGA
- a CDS encoding MFS transporter, whose product MTGSDAASAAGGDKAPAWPPAATAYWGLAMLVVTYALAILDRVGLGLLVQPIEASLHITDAQMGLLQGAAFAVFYAVLGLPMGLVADRADRRLLIVAGLVLWSLATMACGLAASFIGLFVARIFVGIGEATLTPAGTSMIGDYFPPRIRARAFGIFALGTAVGAGTAFLLTGKILQLADYLLAHGPQFLSGMQPWQVVFLLFGAPGLVLAPIFAATVREPARLGDAGALGRVSLKPLMAAVAQRRQVYAAIIVSGTASSICLYALYGWFPSFLIRVHGWAPADAAHAIGLYGVPCGAVSCVASGWLVSLVETRRRGDAPIVVALASFLVIAIGGVLLGLAPTGTVAMAAYMVLSLALNAPVIGLLTVASRVAPNRLRAQVMALMGLVNSLLSQVLGPFTVGLLSDNVFGREKGLGLSIMTVILIVSILAVVSLAWSRRAYAAAIAEIDG is encoded by the coding sequence ATGACAGGGTCCGACGCGGCATCGGCCGCCGGCGGCGACAAGGCCCCGGCTTGGCCACCGGCCGCCACCGCCTATTGGGGCCTGGCGATGCTGGTGGTCACCTACGCCCTGGCCATCCTGGACCGGGTCGGCCTGGGTCTGCTGGTGCAGCCGATCGAGGCCAGCCTGCACATCACCGACGCGCAGATGGGCCTGTTGCAGGGGGCGGCCTTCGCCGTCTTCTACGCCGTGCTGGGCCTGCCCATGGGCCTGGTGGCCGACCGTGCCGACCGCCGGCTGCTGATCGTCGCCGGCCTGGTGCTGTGGAGCCTGGCCACCATGGCCTGCGGCCTGGCCGCCAGCTTCATCGGCCTGTTCGTCGCCCGCATCTTCGTGGGCATCGGCGAGGCGACGCTGACCCCGGCCGGCACCTCCATGATCGGGGATTATTTCCCGCCGCGCATCCGGGCGCGCGCCTTCGGCATCTTCGCCCTGGGCACGGCGGTGGGGGCGGGCACGGCCTTCCTGTTGACCGGCAAGATCCTGCAACTGGCCGACTATCTCCTGGCGCATGGCCCCCAATTCCTGTCGGGCATGCAGCCCTGGCAGGTGGTGTTCCTGCTGTTCGGCGCGCCGGGCCTGGTGCTGGCGCCCATCTTCGCCGCCACGGTGCGGGAACCGGCGCGGCTGGGCGATGCCGGCGCCCTGGGCCGGGTTTCGCTGAAGCCGCTGATGGCCGCCGTGGCCCAGCGCCGGCAGGTCTATGCCGCCATCATCGTGTCGGGCACCGCCAGCTCCATCTGCCTCTATGCCCTCTATGGCTGGTTCCCGTCCTTCCTCATCCGGGTGCACGGCTGGGCGCCGGCCGACGCCGCGCACGCCATCGGCCTCTACGGCGTGCCCTGCGGTGCCGTCAGTTGTGTCGCCTCCGGCTGGCTGGTCAGCCTGGTGGAAACCCGCCGGCGGGGGGACGCGCCCATCGTGGTGGCGCTGGCCTCCTTCCTGGTGATCGCCATCGGCGGTGTGCTGCTGGGCCTGGCGCCCACCGGCACCGTGGCCATGGCGGCCTACATGGTCCTGTCCCTGGCGCTGAACGCGCCGGTGATCGGCTTGCTGACGGTGGCCAGCCGTGTCGCGCCGAACCGCCTGCGCGCCCAGGTCATGGCCCTGATGGGCCTGGTCAACAGCCTGCTGTCCCAGGTGCTGGGGCCGTTCACCGTCGGCCTGCTCAGCGACAATGTCTTCGGCCGGGAAAAGGGCCTGGGCCTCAGCATCATGACGGTCATCCTGATCGTCTCCATCCTGGCGGTCGTCTCCCTGGCCTGGTCGCGGCGGGCCTATGCCGCCGCCATCGCCGAGATCGACGGGTGA
- a CDS encoding M24 family metallopeptidase, whose translation METRDPQGALDVGPSIPVDRDRAADILALHGVDGLIALQPYNVYYLTNTVPVLTAFNAEFPAFGVFGGTLRQTFYVGSAGSLWDMARDGREIPDRIAFTGVANADDYIGAGANPLDVRPKPFTGGFAVSPTAPLSPTERLWRDLQDTYNSSAEPSREWALVRAIREAGLEGRRIAVDDMRIPYLLGRIGYEGVTWVPGEDIFRHIRLIKSDYEIDLLRQAQRATQHAVTAAARQLEPGMTYDQFRLAFDIACATQGASSAFLLFGVAQGQLPDGVVTRGRPYMVDSSARVRQYMGDFARTICVGEPSVEAMRRHRAQQIGRAEALDKIRPGVAWSTVEQTARTAMIKAGMPEHVIAACYMHSVGLQHEDQPWRLDSPFPMRQSFVCEPGMVMTLDLPYLELGVGAGHNEDMIRVTATGYELLNDPIDPMIIV comes from the coding sequence ATGGAAACCCGCGATCCCCAGGGCGCGCTCGACGTTGGCCCGTCCATTCCCGTCGACCGGGACCGGGCGGCCGACATCCTGGCGCTGCACGGTGTCGATGGCCTGATCGCGCTCCAACCTTATAACGTCTATTACTTGACCAACACCGTGCCGGTGCTGACGGCCTTCAACGCCGAATTCCCCGCCTTCGGCGTGTTCGGCGGGACCCTGCGCCAGACCTTCTATGTCGGTAGCGCCGGCAGCTTGTGGGACATGGCGCGGGACGGCCGGGAAATTCCCGACCGCATCGCCTTCACCGGCGTCGCCAATGCCGACGACTATATCGGCGCCGGCGCCAACCCCTTGGATGTGCGGCCGAAACCGTTCACCGGCGGCTTCGCCGTGTCCCCCACCGCCCCGCTGTCGCCGACCGAGCGCCTCTGGCGCGACCTGCAGGATACCTACAATAGTAGTGCGGAGCCCAGCCGCGAATGGGCCCTGGTCCGCGCCATCCGCGAGGCGGGGCTGGAGGGCCGGCGCATCGCCGTGGATGACATGCGCATCCCCTACCTGCTGGGCCGCATCGGGTACGAAGGCGTGACCTGGGTGCCGGGTGAGGACATCTTCCGCCACATCCGCCTGATCAAGAGCGACTATGAGATCGACCTGCTGCGCCAGGCGCAACGGGCCACCCAGCATGCGGTGACGGCGGCGGCGCGGCAACTTGAGCCCGGCATGACCTATGACCAATTCCGCCTGGCCTTCGACATCGCCTGCGCCACACAGGGCGCATCCTCCGCCTTCCTGCTGTTCGGCGTGGCGCAAGGCCAGCTGCCAGACGGGGTGGTGACCAGGGGCCGACCTTACATGGTCGACAGTTCGGCGCGCGTGCGCCAGTACATGGGCGATTTCGCCCGCACCATCTGTGTCGGCGAACCCTCGGTCGAGGCCATGCGCCGCCACCGCGCCCAGCAGATCGGCCGGGCCGAGGCCCTCGACAAGATCAGGCCCGGCGTGGCGTGGAGCACGGTGGAACAGACCGCCCGCACCGCCATGATCAAGGCCGGCATGCCCGAGCATGTGATCGCCGCCTGCTACATGCACAGCGTCGGCTTGCAGCATGAGGACCAGCCCTGGCGCCTCGACAGCCCGTTCCCCATGCGCCAGTCCTTCGTGTGCGAGCCGGGCATGGTGATGACCCTGGACCTACCCTACCTGGAACTGGGCGTCGGCGCCGGCCACAACGAGGACATGATCCGCGTCACCGCCACCGGTTACGAGCTGCTGAACGACCCCATCGATCCGATGATCATCGTCTGA
- a CDS encoding M24 family metallopeptidase → MVDPQQRPFPDAATAAARIPLPLNRQRAHAVLEKHGLDGIVALRPHNVYYLSNSWPVAVDFGSEFPAMATFAADPSQPGFFICTPGAALEVMNGDREVLPVITYTGAENWRDYVGAGPERMRVEPQAFGAATPFGFAVRSGIELTAREAAWDRAQVRHNPTSAPSPEWALVRALKESGLINGRIAVDDMRVARLLAGIGVDTVTVLPGDNIFRDIRLIKQPHEITLMRQAQKASRAAAMAAARGLVPGMTYAEARALFVGEAARHGAELSFLLLGMSQAMLPDGVVRSGRSYMIDCGASFSHYMGDFARTIAIGEPSAELARRMAAQQAARAAALEIIRPGVRFSAVEALARAVMVKAGMPSHVIAACSLHSVGLQHDDQPHRTDVFYRVPVDLTLEAGMCVTLDLPFLEIGWGAGHNEDLLLLTANGHELLNDPGDPLVIV, encoded by the coding sequence ATGGTTGACCCGCAACAGCGCCCCTTTCCCGATGCCGCGACGGCCGCCGCCCGCATCCCCCTGCCGCTGAACCGCCAGCGGGCCCATGCCGTGCTGGAGAAGCACGGGCTGGACGGCATCGTCGCCCTGCGGCCGCACAACGTCTATTACCTCAGCAACAGCTGGCCGGTGGCGGTGGATTTCGGCAGCGAATTCCCCGCCATGGCAACCTTCGCCGCCGACCCGTCGCAGCCGGGTTTCTTCATCTGCACCCCCGGTGCGGCGCTGGAGGTGATGAACGGCGACCGCGAGGTCTTGCCCGTCATCACCTATACGGGGGCGGAGAACTGGCGCGACTATGTCGGTGCCGGGCCGGAACGCATGCGGGTGGAACCGCAGGCCTTCGGTGCCGCCACGCCCTTCGGTTTCGCCGTTCGTTCCGGTATCGAATTGACGGCGCGCGAGGCGGCGTGGGACCGGGCGCAGGTGCGCCACAACCCCACCAGCGCGCCCTCGCCGGAATGGGCGCTGGTGCGGGCGCTGAAAGAGTCCGGCCTGATCAACGGGCGCATCGCCGTCGACGACATGCGTGTGGCCCGCCTGCTGGCCGGCATCGGGGTGGACACGGTGACCGTCCTGCCGGGCGACAACATCTTCCGCGACATCCGCCTGATCAAGCAGCCGCATGAGATCACCCTGATGCGCCAGGCGCAGAAGGCCAGCCGGGCGGCGGCGATGGCGGCGGCGCGCGGCCTGGTGCCGGGCATGACCTATGCCGAGGCGCGCGCCCTTTTCGTGGGCGAGGCGGCCCGCCATGGGGCGGAGCTGTCCTTTCTGCTGCTGGGCATGTCGCAGGCCATGCTGCCCGATGGCGTGGTGCGGTCGGGCCGCAGCTACATGATCGATTGCGGCGCCAGCTTCAGCCACTACATGGGCGACTTCGCCCGCACCATCGCCATCGGTGAGCCCAGCGCCGAGCTGGCCCGCCGCATGGCGGCACAGCAGGCGGCCCGCGCCGCGGCGCTGGAGATCATCCGGCCCGGCGTGCGCTTCTCGGCGGTGGAGGCGCTGGCGCGCGCGGTGATGGTCAAGGCCGGCATGCCATCCCATGTCATCGCCGCCTGCTCCCTCCACTCCGTCGGCCTGCAGCACGACGACCAGCCCCACCGCACCGATGTCTTCTACCGCGTGCCGGTGGATCTGACCTTGGAGGCGGGGATGTGCGTCACCCTGGACCTGCCCTTCCTGGAGATCGGCTGGGGGGCGGGGCACAACGAGGACCTGCTGCTGCTGACCGCCAATGGCCATGAATTGCTGAACGATCCGGGCGATCCGCTGGTGATTGTCTGA
- a CDS encoding FAD-dependent monooxygenase: MTSSPILIVGAGIAGLTAALALQRQGRRVIVFERAATIGDVGAGITLGATASRSLYALGLEGALKAVADAPQASAAFDYRTGEVLGGAFAKRNWTAADLVDVNMLHRADLFDVLKAAVDANDPGAVQLGAPAVGFEQDAGGATLLLADGRRVTGQVLIGCDGLRSTIRAALLGPEAPRNTGRVAYRFLVPMDKAAPYMGRGTAGVYVGSKVALARYVIRKGTLVNCVAFAHRADTTEESWNSHATREELLSLFDGWHADVVGLARHAPLEKTARWALFDREPLSRWVSGRVGLLGDSAHPVLPFLGFGAALGIEDATVLARCFAHTDDPARALRMFEATRLRRANAIVLESRRQGEIFDAGPGCRVPAEVGERESRTVYDPLTAPLADAA; encoded by the coding sequence ATGACGTCATCGCCCATCCTGATCGTCGGCGCCGGCATCGCCGGCCTGACCGCCGCCCTGGCACTGCAACGCCAGGGCCGCCGGGTCATCGTGTTCGAACGCGCCGCGACCATCGGCGACGTGGGGGCCGGCATCACCCTGGGCGCCACCGCCAGCCGCAGCCTCTACGCCCTGGGGCTGGAGGGGGCCCTGAAGGCGGTGGCCGACGCGCCGCAGGCTAGCGCCGCTTTCGACTACCGCACGGGCGAGGTGCTGGGCGGCGCCTTCGCCAAGCGCAACTGGACGGCGGCCGACCTGGTCGACGTCAACATGCTGCACCGCGCCGACCTGTTCGACGTGCTGAAGGCCGCCGTCGATGCCAACGACCCCGGCGCCGTCCAGCTGGGCGCCCCGGCGGTGGGGTTCGAACAGGATGCGGGCGGGGCCACCCTGCTGCTGGCCGACGGCCGGCGGGTCACGGGCCAGGTGCTGATCGGCTGCGACGGCCTGCGCTCCACCATCCGCGCCGCCCTGCTGGGGCCGGAGGCGCCGCGCAACACCGGCCGCGTCGCCTACCGCTTCCTGGTGCCCATGGACAAGGCGGCCCCCTACATGGGGCGTGGGACGGCGGGCGTCTATGTCGGGTCCAAGGTGGCCCTGGCGCGTTATGTCATCCGCAAGGGCACGCTGGTCAACTGCGTCGCCTTCGCCCACCGCGCCGACACCACCGAGGAAAGCTGGAACAGCCACGCCACGCGTGAGGAACTGCTGTCGCTGTTCGACGGCTGGCACGCGGATGTGGTCGGCCTAGCCCGCCACGCCCCGCTGGAGAAGACGGCGCGCTGGGCCCTGTTCGACCGTGAGCCCTTGAGCCGATGGGTGTCCGGCCGGGTGGGCCTGCTGGGCGATTCCGCCCATCCGGTGCTGCCCTTCCTGGGCTTCGGCGCCGCCCTGGGCATCGAGGATGCCACGGTGCTGGCCCGCTGTTTCGCCCACACGGACGACCCCGCCCGGGCACTCAGGATGTTCGAGGCGACGCGCCTGCGCCGGGCCAACGCCATCGTGCTGGAATCCCGCCGCCAGGGCGAAATCTTCGACGCCGGCCCCGGCTGCCGGGTCCCGGCCGAGGTGGGTGAACGCGAAAGCCGCACCGTCTACGACCCACTGACCGCACCGCTGGCCGACGCGGCCTGA
- a CDS encoding TonB-dependent receptor — protein MVAFNTRIRTATSLLALVIAGATSSAYAQDTTATKPPAPQAAAASDDELTEIVVTARKASEDILKTPVAVSALTAEDIAARGIVSVQDISAFTPGMKVVNNGAGRNDRSFQQIIIRGFTPPNALSQTASVFLDGVPVSSATAISNITDPERVEVLKGPQSAYFGRQTFAGAVNVITRDPTDDWSGSVSGMLGTRNNRDFQAEVSGPIVADKLGIRMEAREFAKDGSYNNAGVPGQTLGDQETKSGSVSLKFTPSEHFTAKFYGMITADDDGPSAQGLISAYTITGANGNVVVPSQSNCTLNGVSALGVAVKNAFICGTAPKLIGSPSANTANDAFIKAFLANPKGRLIDPDDGVQGYGLVSQYYHLHLAMDYEVPDTDLTISSLTGYNHEYYSELADLDDYYDTSQTNPYGGTGSRSYFDYPYLVERKNEDVSQELRATYNHGPFKGTLGASYLDAKTQNGLGGGNGVVGTTVLSTVNGMTRNKTVGVFYGLSYQVTDQLTVSVDGRYQVDHLYAYAPPTGLTVTSNTFLPIGTYAGGTQIASHEYQSFLPRAIVQYDITPDTMVYASYSEGVNPGSFNTAFLSGTALVQQTAAADGYKIEVQPEQIDNYEIGIKGKLFDNRLRYTAAAYRAVWKNQINNAALLIFDPSTGSTQSVTATLNAGRVKMTGVEGEVTAVLMHGLELNASGAINDSYIEQLTAPSVTQLTGVTNFTGKEDPLTSKYSAAIGLQYTHDLDLIEGSSAYIRGDFTYKSGVWSDAANILKSPDLTNVNLRVGLNTKTINAEVFVTNLFDNHNYTSVVDGSLLNNTFSHSAYNAAAIAALPDLRTFGVKVKYSF, from the coding sequence ATGGTTGCTTTCAACACGCGCATCCGTACCGCCACGTCGCTTCTGGCGCTGGTGATCGCGGGCGCCACGTCATCGGCCTACGCCCAGGACACGACCGCAACAAAGCCGCCGGCGCCGCAAGCCGCGGCCGCCAGCGACGATGAACTGACCGAAATCGTGGTCACCGCCCGCAAGGCCAGCGAAGACATCCTGAAGACGCCGGTGGCGGTCTCCGCCCTGACGGCGGAAGACATCGCGGCGCGCGGCATCGTCTCCGTGCAGGACATCTCGGCCTTCACGCCGGGCATGAAGGTGGTCAACAACGGCGCCGGCCGCAACGACCGGTCCTTCCAGCAGATCATCATCCGCGGCTTCACGCCCCCCAACGCCCTTTCGCAGACCGCCTCGGTCTTCCTGGACGGCGTGCCCGTTTCCTCCGCCACCGCCATCAGCAACATCACCGACCCGGAACGGGTCGAGGTGCTGAAGGGCCCGCAGAGCGCCTATTTCGGCCGCCAGACCTTCGCCGGCGCCGTCAACGTCATCACCAGGGACCCGACCGACGATTGGAGCGGCTCCGTCAGCGGCATGCTGGGCACCCGCAACAACCGTGATTTCCAGGCGGAAGTCAGCGGCCCCATCGTCGCCGACAAGCTGGGCATCCGGATGGAGGCGCGCGAGTTCGCCAAGGACGGCTCCTACAATAACGCCGGCGTGCCCGGCCAGACCCTGGGCGACCAGGAAACCAAGTCCGGCAGCGTCTCGCTGAAGTTCACGCCCAGCGAGCACTTCACCGCCAAGTTCTACGGCATGATCACGGCTGACGACGACGGCCCGTCGGCCCAAGGCCTGATCAGCGCCTATACCATCACCGGCGCCAACGGCAACGTGGTGGTGCCCAGTCAATCCAACTGCACCCTGAACGGCGTCAGCGCGCTGGGCGTCGCGGTCAAGAACGCCTTCATTTGCGGCACGGCGCCCAAACTGATCGGTTCGCCCTCCGCCAACACAGCCAACGACGCCTTCATCAAGGCCTTCCTGGCAAACCCCAAGGGCCGCCTGATCGACCCGGACGACGGGGTGCAGGGCTATGGCCTGGTCAGCCAATATTACCATCTGCACCTGGCCATGGACTACGAGGTGCCGGACACCGACCTGACCATCAGCTCGCTGACCGGCTACAACCACGAGTACTACAGCGAACTGGCGGACCTGGATGATTACTACGACACCAGCCAGACCAACCCCTACGGCGGCACCGGCTCGCGCAGCTACTTCGACTATCCCTACCTGGTGGAACGCAAGAACGAGGACGTGTCGCAGGAATTGCGCGCGACCTACAACCACGGCCCCTTCAAGGGCACGCTGGGCGCCAGCTACCTGGACGCCAAGACCCAGAACGGCCTGGGCGGCGGCAACGGCGTCGTGGGCACCACCGTGCTGTCGACCGTCAACGGCATGACCCGCAACAAGACGGTGGGCGTGTTCTACGGCCTGAGCTATCAGGTCACCGACCAGCTGACGGTCAGCGTCGATGGCCGTTACCAGGTCGATCACCTGTACGCCTACGCCCCGCCGACCGGCCTGACGGTCACCTCCAACACCTTCCTGCCCATCGGCACCTATGCCGGCGGCACCCAGATCGCCAGCCACGAGTACCAGAGCTTCCTGCCGCGCGCGATTGTCCAGTACGACATCACGCCCGACACCATGGTCTACGCCTCGTACTCCGAAGGCGTGAACCCCGGCTCGTTCAACACCGCCTTCCTGTCGGGCACAGCCCTGGTGCAGCAGACGGCGGCGGCCGACGGCTACAAGATCGAGGTCCAGCCCGAGCAGATCGACAATTATGAGATCGGCATCAAGGGCAAGCTGTTCGACAACAGGCTGCGCTACACCGCGGCGGCCTACCGCGCCGTGTGGAAGAACCAGATCAACAACGCCGCCCTGCTGATCTTCGATCCGTCCACCGGGTCGACCCAGTCGGTCACCGCCACCCTGAACGCCGGCCGGGTGAAGATGACAGGTGTGGAGGGTGAGGTCACCGCCGTGCTGATGCACGGCCTGGAACTGAACGCCAGCGGCGCCATCAACGACAGCTACATTGAGCAGCTGACCGCCCCGTCGGTGACGCAGCTGACCGGCGTCACCAACTTCACGGGCAAGGAAGACCCGCTGACGTCCAAGTACTCCGCCGCCATCGGCCTGCAATACACCCACGACCTGGACCTGATCGAAGGCTCCAGCGCCTACATCCGCGGCGACTTCACCTACAAGTCCGGCGTCTGGTCCGATGCCGCCAACATCCTGAAGTCCCCGGACCTGACCAACGTCAACCTGCGGGTCGGCCTGAACACCAAGACCATCAATGCCGAGGTGTTCGTGACCAACCTGTTCGACAACCACAACTACACCAGCGTGGTCGACGGCTCGCTGCTGAACAACACCTTCAGCCACTCCGCCTACAACGCCGCCGCGATCGCCGCACTGCCGGACTTGCGGACCTTCGGTGTGAAGGTCAAGTACTCGTTTTAA
- a CDS encoding SDR family NAD(P)-dependent oxidoreductase has product MSASYPDLTGKVALITGAGRLRGLGAAIAQRLAREGCRIVIHDVVDTASQAKGLPMADEMEAVRAAITAEGAECTTFASDLRDEAQVRGMVEHATGTFGQLDILVNNAGIGFLVGAVTEMPVADWDAVMGVNLRGAFLAMKYAASAMVERGQGGRVISIASQAAKSGVGLMSAYSASKHGLIGLTRSAAIELGRHAITVNAVCPNHVPTDLGDWQRETLSRRRGVDMDTYWQRLRDRVPLGRPGSVDDTANACAFLASSSAQYITGEAMNVSGGEEYH; this is encoded by the coding sequence ATGAGCGCCAGCTATCCCGACCTCACGGGCAAGGTGGCGCTCATCACCGGCGCCGGGCGTCTACGCGGCCTGGGTGCCGCCATCGCCCAACGCCTGGCCCGCGAAGGCTGCCGCATCGTTATCCATGACGTGGTGGATACCGCCAGCCAGGCCAAGGGCCTGCCCATGGCCGATGAGATGGAGGCCGTCCGTGCCGCCATCACAGCCGAAGGTGCCGAGTGCACCACCTTCGCCAGCGATCTGCGGGATGAGGCCCAGGTGCGGGGCATGGTGGAGCACGCCACCGGCACTTTCGGTCAGCTGGACATCCTGGTGAACAACGCCGGCATCGGTTTCCTGGTGGGCGCCGTCACCGAGATGCCGGTGGCCGATTGGGACGCGGTCATGGGCGTGAACCTGCGCGGCGCCTTCCTGGCCATGAAGTACGCCGCATCCGCCATGGTCGAGCGCGGCCAGGGCGGGCGTGTGATCTCCATCGCCTCGCAGGCCGCCAAGTCCGGCGTCGGGCTGATGTCGGCCTACAGCGCCTCCAAGCATGGCCTCATCGGCCTCACCCGGTCGGCGGCCATCGAGCTGGGGCGCCACGCCATCACCGTCAACGCGGTCTGTCCCAACCATGTGCCCACCGACCTGGGCGACTGGCAGCGCGAGACCCTGTCCCGCCGCCGGGGGGTGGACATGGACACGTATTGGCAGCGCCTGCGCGACCGCGTGCCGCTGGGCCGGCCGGGCAGTGTGGACGACACCGCCAACGCGTGCGCCTTCCTGGCCTCTTCCAGCGCCCAGTACATCACCGGCGAGGCCATGAACGTCAGCGGCGGCGAGGAATATCACTAA